In a genomic window of Diabrotica undecimpunctata isolate CICGRU chromosome 2, icDiaUnde3, whole genome shotgun sequence:
- the LOC140433082 gene encoding uncharacterized protein: protein MPNSVQTTSNYISLEMAEKMLIKYDGDRNKVHEFIDNCTMALSLVDQSNKNLLFIIIKSKICGKARMLIKNRDFQNWTSLKNHLLDGYTDKRTEGQWQLELHSCRQNQTESVMSFANRVEDCYVKLLSTISEPDELKRTVHTEILQNQALNVFLLGLNKEIALVVKARKPTTLENAISIALTEEQELKSKSEIFKYQNIGNSNPKYCHNCNKNGHTSQHCRLKIQSSSSSSNSNNRYQNKYSFQSQPSTSYQSQNFQRQSIRHTDYTPNTKICNYCKKLGHLIHECRER from the coding sequence ATGCCTAATTCAGTACAGACAACTAGTAATTATATCTCATTAGAGATGGcagaaaaaatgttaataaaatacGATGGCGATCGAAACAAAGTTCACGAATTCATTGATAATTGCACTATGGCTTTGTCTTTAGTAGACCAAAGCaacaaaaatcttttatttataataattaaatctAAAATATGTGGTAAAGCAAGAATGCTAATTAAAAATAGAGATTTTCAAAATTGGACTAGCTTAAAGAATCATCTTTTAGACGGATATACCGACAAAAGAACTGAAGGACAATGGCAACTCGAACTACATTCATGTAGGCAGAATCAAACTGAATCTGTTATGTCCTTTGCAAATCGAGTAGAAGACTGCTATGTTAAGCTACTCAGTACCATTAGCGAACCAGATGAACTAAAACGAACGGTACATACAGAAATTCTGCAAAATCAAGCGCTTAATGTATTCCTATTAGGCCTTAACAAGGAAATAGCACTAGTAGTAAAAGCTAGAAAACCAACTACGTTAGAAAATGCAATTAGTATTGCTTTAACAGAAGAACAGGAATTGAAATCGAAATCAGAAATTTTCAAGTACCAGAACATAGGTAATTCTAATCCCAAGTACTGTCACAATTGCAACAAGAACGGACATACTTCTCAACATTGTAGATTAAAAATCCAATCTTCTAGTTCCAGTTCCAATAGTAACAATCGAtatcaaaataaatattctttccaATCTCAGCCCAGTACCTCATATCAGAGCCAAAATTTCCAGAGACAAAGTATTCGTCATACAGACTATACTCCTAATACCAAAATTTGCAACTACTGTAAAAAATTGGGTCATTTAATTCATGAATGTCGTGAAAGATAA